CAACCGCCAGAATACCCCGCACTGCAGTGCCGTTCCAGGTCCAACTGTCACCATGCCTGTCTATCATGTTGGTATGTTGCACCTGGCTATTAACGCAGACTAAGAGCCTCTCAAATAACAGAGATTTCAGTTCTCTTTAAACTGAAGCCGGATGTAACTGCTGAGCAAGTGGACGATTTGCGAGAAATGGTTCTTGGCATGCATGGCCAGATTCCTGGTACGCTATCTTTTACTTCAGCTACGGCACAAATCATTAATGATCATCACAGGGTTGCTCAAAATTTCCTTCGGAGAGCCACTGCCGATTACAGCTTCGCGAGCA
Above is a genomic segment from Trichoderma breve strain T069 chromosome 6, whole genome shotgun sequence containing:
- a CDS encoding stress responsive a/B barrel domain-containing protein — translated: MPVYHVVLFKLKPDVTAEQVDDLREMVLGMHGQIPGLLKISFGEPLPITASRAQGFNIGIVAILDKADTIPIYAAHAAHQPVMKKREELCTDALAYDMEFDV